From the Helicobacter pylori genome, one window contains:
- a CDS encoding outer membrane beta-barrel protein, producing the protein MIKRIACILSLSASLALAGEVNGFFMGAGYQQGRYGPYNSNYSDWRHGNDLYGLNFKLGFVGFANKWFGARVYGFLDWFNTSGTEHTKTNLLTYGGGGDLIVNLIPLDKFALGLIGGVQLAGNTWMFPYDVNQTRFQFLWNLGGRMRVGDRSAFEAGVKFPMVNQGSKDVGLIRYYSWYVDYVFTF; encoded by the coding sequence ATGATTAAAAGAATTGCTTGTATTTTAAGCTTGAGTGCGAGTTTAGCGTTAGCTGGCGAAGTGAATGGGTTTTTCATGGGTGCGGGTTATCAACAAGGTCGTTATGGTCCTTATAACAGCAATTACTCTGATTGGCGTCATGGCAATGACCTTTATGGTTTGAATTTCAAATTAGGTTTTGTAGGCTTTGCCAATAAATGGTTTGGGGCTAGGGTGTATGGCTTTTTAGATTGGTTTAACACTTCAGGGACTGAACACACCAAAACCAATTTGCTCACCTATGGTGGCGGTGGCGATTTGATCGTCAATCTCATTCCTTTGGATAAATTCGCTCTAGGTCTCATTGGTGGCGTTCAATTAGCCGGAAACACTTGGATGTTCCCTTATGATGTCAATCAAACCAGATTCCAGTTCTTATGGAATTTAGGCGGAAGAATGCGCGTTGGGGATCGCAGTGCGTTTGAAGCGGGCGTGAAATTCCCTATGGTTAATCAGGGCAGCAAAGATGTAGGGCTTATCCGCTACTATTCTTGGTATGTGGATTATGTCTTCACTTTCTAA
- the modA gene encoding molybdate ABC transporter substrate-binding protein — translation MKNAFKAFALLIVFFSNALLAQDLKIAAAANLTRALKALVKEFQKEHPKDAVKISFNSSGKLYAQIAQNAPFDLFISADMTRPKKLYDEKITPFKEEVYAKGVLVLWSENLKMDSLEILKDPKIKYIAMANPKLAPYGKASMEVLDRLKLTPSLKSKIIYGASISQAHQFVATKNAQIGFGALSLMDKKDKNLSYFIIDKALYNPIEQALIITKNGANNPLAKVFKDFLFSPKARAIFKEYGYIMD, via the coding sequence ATGAAAAATGCTTTCAAAGCGTTTGCCTTGTTAATCGTATTTTTCTCAAACGCTCTATTAGCGCAGGATTTAAAAATCGCTGCTGCTGCTAATCTCACGCGCGCTTTAAAAGCCCTTGTTAAAGAATTTCAAAAAGAACACCCCAAAGACGCTGTTAAGATTAGCTTTAATTCTTCAGGCAAACTCTACGCTCAAATCGCTCAAAACGCCCCTTTTGATTTATTCATTTCAGCGGATATGACTAGACCTAAAAAGCTTTATGATGAAAAAATAACCCCTTTTAAAGAAGAAGTCTATGCTAAAGGCGTGTTGGTTTTATGGAGTGAAAATCTAAAAATGGATTCTTTAGAAATTCTTAAAGACCCTAAAATTAAATATATCGCTATGGCTAATCCTAAACTAGCCCCTTATGGAAAAGCCAGCATGGAAGTCTTAGATCGTTTAAAACTCACTCCCAGTCTTAAATCTAAAATCATTTATGGCGCTTCTATTTCTCAAGCCCATCAATTCGTCGCTACTAAAAACGCTCAAATAGGCTTTGGAGCGTTATCCTTGATGGATAAAAAAGATAAAAACCTCTCTTATTTCATCATTGATAAAGCCCTTTATAACCCTATTGAACAAGCCTTGATCATCACTAAAAATGGGGCTAATAACCCTTTAGCCAAAGTTTTTAAAGATTTTTTATTCAGCCCTAAAGCTAGAGCTATCTTTAAAGAATACGGCTATATCATGGATTGA
- the modB gene encoding molybdate ABC transporter permease subunit, with translation MDHEFLITMRLSFSLALITTLILLPIGIFLGYFLSLKRNLLTSLTETLVYMPLVLPPSVLGFYLLLIFSPSSFLGAFLQDVFNVKLVFSFQGLILGSVIFSLPFMVSPIKSALISLPTSLKEASYSLGKGEYYTLFFVLLPNIKPSLLMAIITTFTHTIGEFGVVMMLGGDILGETRVASIAIFNEAEALNYSKAHQYALTLTLISFSLLFVTLFLNKKQSSFL, from the coding sequence ATGGATCATGAGTTTTTGATTACCATGCGTTTGAGCTTTTCTTTAGCTTTGATTACCACCCTTATTTTACTCCCTATAGGGATTTTTTTGGGCTATTTTTTAAGCCTTAAACGCAATCTTTTAACGAGCTTAACAGAAACGCTTGTGTATATGCCTTTAGTTTTACCCCCAAGCGTGCTAGGGTTTTATCTCCTTTTAATCTTTTCGCCTTCTTCTTTTTTGGGAGCGTTTTTACAAGATGTATTCAATGTGAAACTCGTTTTTAGTTTCCAAGGGCTTATTTTAGGGAGCGTGATTTTTTCCTTGCCCTTTATGGTAAGCCCTATTAAAAGCGCGTTAATTTCCTTGCCAACTTCTTTAAAAGAAGCCAGTTATAGCTTGGGTAAAGGGGAATACTACACCCTTTTTTTCGTCCTACTCCCTAACATCAAACCCAGTTTATTGATGGCTATCATCACAACTTTTACGCACACTATAGGCGAATTTGGCGTGGTGATGATGCTTGGGGGTGATATATTAGGGGAAACAAGAGTGGCTAGCATTGCGATCTTTAACGAAGCTGAAGCGCTCAATTATTCTAAAGCCCATCAATACGCCTTAACGCTCACGCTTATCAGTTTTAGCCTCTTGTTTGTTACCCTATTTTTGAATAAAAAACAAAGCTCGTTTTTATGA